A genomic segment from [Flavobacterium] thermophilum encodes:
- the hxlB_1 gene encoding 3-hexulose-6-phosphate isomerase has product MQATQYLGEIIKELNQTADLIAAGEAEKLVNEILKAKKIFVAGAGRSGFMSKSFAMRMMHMGLDAYVVGETITPNLEQDDILIIGSGSGETRSLVSMAEKAKSLGATVALVTIFPESTIGQLADITVKLPGSPKDQSDNGYKTIQPMGSLFEQTLLLFYDAIILRCMEKKGLDSNTMFKRHANLE; this is encoded by the coding sequence ATGCAAGCTACGCAATATTTAGGAGAAATCATCAAAGAGTTAAATCAGACAGCCGATTTAATCGCCGCGGGAGAAGCGGAAAAATTGGTGAATGAGATTCTCAAAGCAAAGAAAATTTTTGTAGCTGGCGCAGGCAGATCTGGATTTATGTCCAAATCTTTTGCGATGCGAATGATGCACATGGGGCTAGACGCCTATGTCGTAGGCGAAACCATCACCCCTAACCTAGAACAAGACGACATTTTGATCATTGGATCGGGTTCAGGGGAAACGAGAAGTTTAGTTTCCATGGCTGAAAAAGCGAAAAGCTTAGGGGCAACCGTAGCGTTAGTGACCATTTTCCCTGAATCGACCATTGGACAATTGGCTGATATCACGGTCAAATTGCCTGGCTCGCCTAAAGACCAGTCAGATAACGGATACAAAACGATACAGCCGATGGGATCGCTTTTTGAGCAAACCCTCTTGCTGTTTTATGATGCGATCATATTAAGATGCATGGAGAAAAAAGGATTGGACTCCAATACCATGTTCAAAAGACACGCCAATCTGGAATAG
- a CDS encoding Acetyltransferase (GNAT) family, producing the protein MYRKEFYVFDQDRPVPAVIRNYEEKDFPGLIRIQQESFPPPFPSELWWNTEQLKNHVTLFPEGALCVEVNGEIAGSMTGLIVDFDPSHPDHTWEEITDHGYIRNHNPNGNTLYVVDIGVRPAYRKWGLGKWLMLSMYEVVVHLGLERLLGGGRMPGYHKKAHEMTAEQYLEAVVKGELKDPVITFLLRCGRTPVKVVANYLEDEESCNYAALMEWKNPFYRAKS; encoded by the coding sequence ATGTATCGAAAGGAGTTTTATGTCTTTGACCAAGATCGTCCTGTTCCAGCGGTGATCCGAAATTATGAAGAAAAGGACTTTCCTGGATTAATCCGCATTCAACAGGAAAGTTTTCCTCCGCCATTCCCGTCTGAATTATGGTGGAATACGGAACAGCTGAAAAACCATGTGACACTCTTTCCAGAGGGAGCCTTATGTGTTGAGGTGAATGGCGAAATTGCGGGGTCAATGACAGGGCTTATTGTCGACTTTGACCCCAGCCATCCGGACCATACATGGGAAGAGATCACGGATCATGGATATATCCGTAACCATAACCCAAACGGGAATACGCTTTATGTCGTTGATATTGGCGTGCGCCCTGCCTACCGCAAATGGGGGCTGGGAAAATGGCTGATGCTATCCATGTATGAAGTGGTTGTTCATTTGGGGCTAGAGCGGCTGTTAGGCGGAGGGAGGATGCCAGGCTATCATAAAAAAGCGCATGAGATGACAGCGGAGCAATATCTCGAAGCGGTAGTAAAAGGCGAATTGAAAGATCCTGTTATTACCTTCCTGCTTCGTTGCGGCCGCACACCTGTCAAAGTGGTGGCGAACTATTTAGAAGATGAAGAATCGTGCAATTATGCTGCACTGATGGAATGGAAAAATCCTTTTTATCGCGCAAAATCTTAA